The DNA segment tgtgtgtgtgtgtgtgtgtgtgtcatgaatCTTAATGTTGTGAGCTACAGATGTACAACAACCAGCTGTGTTCAGCTCTTGAGGGTATCAACCCAAACCAGAAATCTGCCGACTACACCAGCCCTACGGCCCCTGGCACAATTCTTCCCATCATACCCCATCTGCTGCACACgctcacgcacacacgcgcacgatTCAACATCAGCTTGTAGAGCCACCAGCTGCATCATTACCAACACACCTGATACTTCCTGACCTATGACCTTCACAGCTGTCTGCTctacggtgtgtgtgtgtgtgtgtgtgttcatggtgATTTTATTCTGATTTGTGTAGTGCAGTGAATCTGGTTTCACTCTCACACGTGTCCTTCTGCTCATTCTTTTAACGTTTGATGTGAACAAATCATGAAGATCCTGTAAAGAAGAGCCGCTGATGTGCtgttatttataattcattacatgtactgtatacagcGCACTGTTTTCTGggcactcaaagcgctttacgtGAAAGGGGGATCTCCTCaagcaccaccaatgtgcagcatccacctggatgatgcgacggcagccatattgcgccagaacgcccaccacacaccagcttactGATGGAGAAGAGAGCGAGTGATGAAGCCAACTAGTACACATGaggatgattaggaggccatgatggcGAATGGGCCAATTTGGCCAGGATGCACCTCTACACCTGGGATTTTTAAGGACCTCGGGTTAAAGTCTCATCCGAAGGCCGAGTTCTTTCTCAGACTGATTCACTTTGTGACACTTAATCGTGTGGTTTACTGTGAATGTCTGACCTCAGTTTGGTCCATTTGTGTGATCCGCTGGTGGTGGTGAATGAGCCGATCTCCAGCTGCTGCAGGTGCATGGCCAGGACATGAGGCGCAGGTAAAGTGGGTCGAGCTCTCGTCTGCCGTCCCTCCATCAGACACAGATTATCACTCTTCAGAAACACCTGCAGAGCGTATCACACATTCATACAACCCATCTGAGATCAGCATGAGACTTGAGAGTGAATATGGTACACTTTAGAGTTCAACAGTCTAAAACATTCATGTCTTTTTCAGATGTCCTACAGAAGTCACCTGCACGGCCCTGAGCTCCTCCAGAACCGCACACACCTTCAGCGGGAGAACCTTCCAGGCCTGAGCATCACACACAAGAGAAGAAATTCAGTAAACACGACTCCTTTCTCGTGCAATTTCCTTTCACGCTTAAAATGAATGTTGTTCTGTTTCCGCACACAATGCAGAATGATAATGGAGTTTATATTTAATCTGCATTAAACTGATGTGTAATTAACATTTCAGCAGCTGGAGCTGACAGAtaacaaacaacaaatatattttataattcttTTCTTACCGGTAATTGTCTCACAATCACATTCTCCAGACCTGACAAAATCTGCATGGCTGTGGCAAAGTTTCTCATCTCATAGCAAAACTTTCCAACGGCAAGAAATCGAGCGAGCAAAGCAGTCTGAGCCTAAAAGAACAATAAAACACGTGTGGAATAATACAGCACCTTTCTGCTAAACCCATTTTCTGTCTTTTACAatccttttcattttttaatgaaacatGAACCTTCATGATTTTACAAACAATGTAGAGTATGATATGAGCATAGGTGTAATTTGagggtggatgggtgggtcatgtccccaccactttttgccaaagtcagttttgtccccaccacttattgtaagaaataaaaaatacggagcgtctatttaccgtgcaagcagcccgctttgtaagcagaggttATCTATAGTAAcgccgcccatcagtttcagattggaatagacaaaatgtaagaaaagcaCATGAAGCTT comes from the Triplophysa rosa linkage group LG9, Trosa_1v2, whole genome shotgun sequence genome and includes:
- the LOC130558730 gene encoding kinase non-catalytic C-lobe domain-containing protein 1-like isoform X2, which codes for MEKSGNISRCVSVNADPLQTLLTYTDCVSNWVSAELVICDSVKAQTALLARFLAVGKFCYEMRNFATAMQILSGLENVIVRQLPAWKVLPLKVCAVLEELRAVQVFLKSDNLCLMEGRQTRARPTLPAPHVLAMHLQQLEIGSFTTTSGSHKWTKLRPRAAVVPAWTHRPAR